From the genome of Cytobacillus firmus, one region includes:
- the sigG gene encoding RNA polymerase sporulation sigma factor SigG: MTRNKVEICGVDTSKLPVLKNEEMRELFKQMHKGDITAREKLVNGNLRLVLSVIQRFNNRGEFVDDLFQVGCIGLMKSIDNFDLSQNVKFSTYAVPMIIGEIRRYLRDNNPIRVSRSLRDIAYKALQVRERLMSKTSREPTAEEIAKELDVPHEEIVFALDAIQDPVSLFEPIYNDGGDPIYVMDQLSDERNKDIQWIEEIALKEGMRRLNEREKLILRKRFFQGKTQMEVAEEIGISQAQVSRLEKAAIKQMNKNIQS; encoded by the coding sequence TTGACTCGAAATAAAGTAGAAATTTGCGGTGTTGATACTTCAAAGCTTCCAGTTTTAAAAAACGAAGAAATGAGAGAGCTCTTCAAGCAAATGCATAAGGGGGATATAACCGCACGGGAAAAACTCGTCAACGGCAATTTGCGCCTCGTATTGAGTGTGATTCAGCGTTTTAACAACAGAGGCGAATTTGTTGATGACCTTTTCCAGGTCGGCTGTATCGGTCTGATGAAATCTATTGATAATTTTGATTTAAGTCAAAACGTTAAGTTTTCCACCTATGCCGTTCCGATGATTATTGGAGAAATACGCAGGTATCTGCGTGATAATAATCCGATCCGTGTTTCTCGTTCTTTAAGGGACATTGCTTATAAAGCTCTGCAAGTAAGGGAACGCCTCATGAGTAAAACATCCAGGGAACCTACGGCTGAAGAAATAGCTAAAGAGCTGGATGTGCCTCATGAAGAAATCGTTTTTGCATTGGATGCCATCCAAGATCCTGTTTCCTTATTTGAGCCGATTTATAATGATGGCGGGGATCCAATTTATGTGATGGATCAGCTTAGCGATGAACGGAACAAAGATATTCAATGGATTGAGGAAATAGCGCTCAAAGAGGGAATGAGAAGACTGAATGAACGGGAAAAACTGATTCTCAGAAAACGCTTCTTCCAGGGCAAGACTCAAATGGAAGTGGCAGAGGAAATCGGCATTTCCCAGGCACAAGTTTCAAGGCTTGAAAAAGCGGCCATCAAACAAATGAATAAAAATATTCAAAGCTAG
- a CDS encoding YlmC/YmxH family sporulation protein produces MVKISEFQMKDVVNVADGKKLGNIGDIDININTGKIEAVIIGGAGKVLGFFGRDADIVIPWKNIIKIGEDVILVRYQDAIEPKYIEDEA; encoded by the coding sequence ATGGTGAAAATATCTGAATTTCAAATGAAGGATGTTGTAAATGTAGCTGACGGCAAAAAGCTTGGAAATATTGGGGATATAGATATTAATATTAATACAGGAAAAATTGAAGCGGTCATTATCGGAGGAGCGGGGAAAGTATTAGGCTTCTTTGGCAGAGACGCAGATATTGTCATTCCCTGGAAAAATATCATAAAAATCGGTGAAGATGTCATACTTGTCCGCTATCAGGATGCGATTGAGCCGAAATATATAGAGGATGAAGCCTAA
- the pgeF gene encoding peptidoglycan editing factor PgeF yields the protein MEPFSLKREEYFVIKKWADRFPNIMAGFTTKNGGFSRNQYETLNAGLHVNDSYEAVSQNRQHVADLLGFSIENWVGAEQTHDVNIKKVTENDKGKGALVYEDSFSGTDGFFTYSKNVLMTLCYADCVPLYFLHEKTGAIGIAHAGWKGTVGGIGRNMAELFAGEGIDLREVQAVIGPSICGNCYIVDDRVISKVQKILEDVDIKPYNQISDNQFQLDLKELNRKILLNSGIPHENIIMTDFCTSCHADYFFSHRRDRGNTGRMMSFIGWKEEAGN from the coding sequence ATGGAACCATTTTCTTTAAAAAGGGAAGAGTATTTTGTCATAAAAAAGTGGGCGGATCGTTTTCCTAATATAATGGCTGGTTTTACAACAAAAAATGGCGGCTTCAGCCGCAATCAATATGAAACTCTAAATGCAGGATTACATGTAAATGACAGCTATGAAGCAGTCAGCCAAAATCGGCAGCATGTGGCTGACTTGCTTGGCTTTTCAATTGAAAATTGGGTTGGCGCTGAACAAACACATGATGTAAATATAAAAAAAGTTACTGAAAATGATAAAGGAAAAGGTGCTCTTGTTTATGAGGATTCCTTTTCAGGTACCGACGGCTTTTTCACATATTCTAAAAATGTCCTGATGACCCTATGTTATGCCGATTGTGTGCCCCTTTATTTCCTGCATGAAAAGACAGGAGCCATAGGCATTGCCCACGCCGGCTGGAAAGGCACTGTTGGCGGGATTGGCAGGAATATGGCTGAACTGTTTGCAGGTGAAGGCATAGACTTAAGAGAGGTCCAAGCCGTGATTGGCCCTTCCATTTGCGGAAACTGTTATATTGTTGATGATCGTGTTATTTCAAAAGTGCAAAAAATACTAGAAGATGTCGATATAAAGCCATATAATCAAATTAGTGACAATCAATTCCAGCTTGACCTAAAAGAACTAAATAGGAAAATCCTTTTAAACTCAGGGATTCCACATGAAAATATCATAATGACTGATTTTTGCACAAGCTGTCATGCAGACTATTTTTTCTCCCACCGAAGAGATAGGGGGAATACCGGCAGGATGATGAGTTTTATTGGCTGGAAGGAGGAAGCAGGGAACTAA
- a CDS encoding YggS family pyridoxal phosphate-dependent enzyme yields MRVEENLNQIETAIHEACIKANRKREEITVIAVTKYVSAERAQEAFEAGIHHLGENRDEGLLAKWEVLEDRPTWHFIGTLQTRKVKNIIDKVDYIHSLDRLSLAKEIDKRADRKINCFVQVNVSGEASKQGINPEEAGDFISSLADYKNLNIIGLMTMAPHTSDKDLLRACFRKLKDLQKQVKDQGFDFAPCTELSMGMSNDFSLAIEEGATMVRIGTALVGQEGQEV; encoded by the coding sequence ATGAGAGTAGAGGAAAATTTAAATCAAATAGAGACTGCCATCCACGAAGCGTGCATAAAGGCGAACCGCAAGCGGGAAGAAATTACCGTAATTGCTGTTACTAAGTACGTTTCAGCGGAAAGGGCACAGGAAGCCTTTGAAGCAGGTATTCATCATTTAGGTGAAAACAGGGATGAAGGACTTCTTGCTAAATGGGAAGTTTTAGAGGACAGGCCAACCTGGCATTTTATCGGAACACTGCAAACGCGCAAAGTAAAAAATATTATAGATAAAGTTGACTATATTCATTCACTGGACAGGCTATCCCTTGCGAAGGAAATCGACAAGCGGGCGGATCGAAAGATAAATTGCTTTGTACAGGTCAATGTCTCAGGCGAAGCGTCGAAACAGGGAATAAATCCTGAAGAGGCAGGTGACTTTATTTCAAGCCTGGCTGATTATAAAAATCTCAATATCATTGGCCTGATGACAATGGCGCCACATACATCAGACAAGGATTTGCTGCGTGCCTGTTTCCGGAAGCTCAAGGACCTTCAAAAACAGGTTAAAGATCAGGGATTTGATTTTGCTCCTTGCACTGAGCTTTCAATGGGCATGTCCAATGATTTTTCCCTGGCAATTGAAGAAGGTGCCACAATGGTTAGGATTGGGACAGCTTTAGTAGGTCAAGAGGGTCAGGAGGTTTAA
- a CDS encoding cell division protein SepF: MSIKSKFKTFFFLDDEYDYKEEEIIEEEREPVKQVQKQQQPVQKQNIVSLQSVQKSSKVVLVEPRVYAEAQDIADQLKNRRAVVVNLQRIEKDQAKRIVDFLSGTVYAIGGDIQKIGTDIFLCTPDNVEVSGNISQLMKEQELENTRW, encoded by the coding sequence ATGAGTATAAAATCAAAATTTAAAACATTTTTCTTCCTGGATGATGAATATGACTATAAGGAAGAGGAAATCATCGAAGAAGAAAGAGAGCCGGTGAAGCAGGTGCAGAAACAGCAGCAGCCAGTTCAAAAACAGAACATTGTCAGCCTTCAAAGTGTGCAGAAATCTTCTAAAGTAGTTCTTGTTGAACCGCGGGTATACGCAGAAGCGCAGGATATTGCGGATCAGCTGAAGAACAGAAGAGCTGTTGTAGTCAATCTGCAGAGAATAGAAAAAGATCAGGCAAAGCGCATTGTTGACTTCCTAAGCGGAACCGTTTATGCCATCGGCGGAGACATTCAGAAGATTGGTACTGATATTTTCTTGTGTACACCTGACAATGTTGAAGTATCCGGGAACATCTCTCAGCTGATGAAAGAACAAGAATTAGAAAATACGAGGTGGTAG
- a CDS encoding YggT family protein, translated as MELVFGILSSAIYYYSWALIIYILLSWFPNARESAFGQFLARICEPYLEPFRKIIPPLGMIDISPIVAILVLRFATGGLQQLFYWIS; from the coding sequence ATGGAATTAGTATTTGGAATATTGTCATCTGCAATTTATTATTACTCATGGGCACTGATTATTTATATTCTGCTGTCCTGGTTCCCTAATGCAAGGGAATCGGCTTTTGGCCAATTTCTGGCAAGGATCTGTGAACCGTACCTTGAGCCTTTCCGCAAAATCATTCCGCCGCTTGGAATGATTGATATTTCTCCGATTGTGGCTATCTTAGTTTTGCGATTTGCCACAGGAGGCTTGCAGCAGCTTTTTTATTGGATTTCATAA
- a CDS encoding RNA-binding protein yields MSIYQHFRPEEREFIDQVLNWKNLVENTYAPKLTDFLDPREQQILKSIIGQDSGILFALFGGTTGAERKRALIFPDYYESDEEDFKIRLFELDYPKKFVTIEHPQVLGSLMSLGLKRGKFGDILFEEDRIQFFAAQEIEEYISLQLQSIGRATVSLKKQPFSQAIQSSEVWKESSITSSSLRLDTVISAIYNISRQKSQLYIQQGLVKVNWTQIENPSFECQQCDIISVRGQGRSKIIEIDGKTKKDKWRIIAGRQR; encoded by the coding sequence TTGTCTATTTATCAGCACTTCCGGCCGGAAGAAAGAGAATTTATTGACCAGGTCCTTAACTGGAAAAATCTTGTGGAAAATACATATGCACCAAAGCTTACTGATTTTCTTGATCCAAGGGAGCAGCAAATCCTAAAAAGCATCATAGGACAGGATTCGGGAATCTTATTTGCTTTATTTGGCGGAACAACAGGTGCTGAGAGAAAGAGAGCACTGATATTTCCGGATTATTATGAAAGCGATGAAGAAGATTTTAAAATTCGGCTGTTTGAATTGGACTATCCAAAGAAGTTTGTTACCATTGAACACCCGCAAGTCCTCGGCAGCCTGATGTCACTGGGACTAAAAAGAGGAAAGTTTGGTGATATCCTATTTGAAGAGGACAGAATCCAGTTTTTTGCAGCTCAAGAAATTGAAGAGTACATCAGCCTGCAGCTGCAGTCCATTGGCAGAGCGACAGTATCTTTGAAAAAACAGCCTTTTTCTCAGGCGATTCAATCATCAGAAGTGTGGAAAGAAAGCTCCATCACTTCTTCATCCCTGAGGTTGGACACAGTCATCTCAGCCATCTACAACATCTCAAGACAGAAATCCCAGCTCTATATCCAACAGGGGCTCGTTAAAGTCAATTGGACACAAATTGAAAACCCCTCATTTGAATGTCAGCAATGCGACATCATCTCAGTCAGGGGCCAAGGCCGATCCAAAATCATAGAAATAGATGGGAAAACAAAAAAGGACAAATGGAGAATAATTGCCGGAAGGCAGAGGTAG
- a CDS encoding DivIVA domain-containing protein, protein MPLTPLDIHNKEFSKGFRGYDEDEVNEFLDQIIKDYEILIREKKELEEKLNETNDRIGHFTTIEETLNKSIVVAQEAAEEVKRNAHKEAKLIIKEAEKNADRIVNESLSKARKIALDIEDLKKQSKVFRTRFKMLVEAQLDMLNNDDWDHLMEYKLDSTELKSLREEEESLA, encoded by the coding sequence ATGCCATTAACACCGTTAGATATTCATAACAAGGAATTCAGCAAAGGATTCCGAGGTTATGACGAAGATGAAGTGAACGAATTCCTCGACCAAATCATAAAAGACTATGAAATCCTGATCAGGGAAAAAAAAGAGCTAGAAGAAAAGCTCAATGAAACGAATGACCGCATTGGCCACTTTACCACAATTGAAGAAACACTTAATAAATCTATTGTGGTTGCACAGGAAGCAGCAGAAGAAGTCAAACGCAATGCTCACAAAGAAGCAAAGCTTATCATTAAAGAAGCTGAAAAAAATGCTGACAGGATAGTGAATGAATCCCTATCCAAAGCAAGAAAAATCGCATTGGATATTGAGGATTTAAAGAAACAGTCCAAGGTATTCCGAACACGCTTCAAAATGCTTGTTGAAGCACAGCTTGATATGCTGAATAACGATGATTGGGATCACTTAATGGAATATAAGCTGGACTCCACTGAACTCAAATCATTAAGAGAAGAAGAAGAATCACTGGCTTGA